In Malus sylvestris chromosome 16, drMalSylv7.2, whole genome shotgun sequence, the following are encoded in one genomic region:
- the LOC126607607 gene encoding receptor protein kinase TMK1-like isoform X8: protein MKEPQLGFWGSFAVLLLLFFSLYPPVHSQSGGGGDDGAAMEALRKSIGSNSLGWSGTDYCKWGKVSCKDGKVFKIQLGNQKLTGTLPPEIQKLSNLQQLEVQNNQLTGPFPSLSGVQPLQVLLVHDNNISSFPSDFFTGLTSLDNINIDYNPFAAWQIPDILKDATQLKEFSATETNLTGRIPDIFSSSNFPGLTDLHLAFNYLEGELLASFSGSSIQSLWLNGQQGTNRLNGTIDVLQNMTSLREVWLHGNYFTGPIPDLSNLGYLTTLSLRDNKLTGVVPASLLNLKSLTSVNLTNNMLQGPMPKFGDGVLVDMTGVNSFCSDKPGVDCDARVNVLLSVVKDMGYPTVFADSWKGNDPCNNWMGITCNGGNITVVNFRSLGLSGTISSNYSLLTSLRTLRLDDNNLTGTIPKELTQLPNLQQIDVSNNQLFGQVPKFKNVDVKTDGNPNIGQDHPPSPATPTIPNSPPASHSDGGKKSRSGMVVGAGIGCVGGLVVVGFVAFCLLKKKHKHSGGVQSANASRGPNDIHVVEAGSMVISIQALRDVTNNFSENNVLGKGGFGTVYKGELHDGKKIAVKRMESGVVAEKVLNEFKSEIAVLTKVQHRHLVGLLGYCLDGNERLLVYEYMPQGTLSRYLFNWKEEGLKPLEWTRRLTIALDVARGVEYLHGLASQTFIHRDLKPSNILLGDYMRAKVSDFGLVRLVPEGEASIATGLAGTFGYLAPEYAATGRMTLKVDVYSFGVILMELITGRRAILKSEPEESLHLVTWFRRMLINKDALRKAIDPTIDLNEETLSSINTVAELAGHCSTTEPYQRPDMGHAVNVLSSLVERWKPSEAEDSDGM from the exons atgaaggaaccCCAACTGGGTTTCTGGGGTTCTTTCGCCGTTCTGCTCCTTTTGTTTTTCTCGCTGTACCCACCAGTACACTCCCAGTCCGGCGGCGGCGGCGACGACGGAGCGGCCATGGAAGCACTCCGAAAAAGCATCGGCTCCAACAGTCTCGGGTGGTCCGGCACCGATTACTGCAAATGGGGAAAAGTGAGTTGCAAGGACGGCAAGGTTTTCAAAATCCAATTGGGTAACCAAAAACTCACCGGCACGCTGCCGCCGGAAATCCAAAAGCTTTCGAATTTGCAGCAGCTGGAAGTTCAGAACAACCAACTCACCGGGCCTTTTCCGAGCCTCTCCGGGGTGCAACCGCTTCAGGTCCTCCTCGTCCACGACAACAACATCTCGTCCTTCCCCTCCGATTTCTTCACCGGACTTACCTCCCTCGACAACATCAACATCGACTACAATCCCTTCGCTGCGTGGCAGATTCCCGACATTCTCAAAGATGCCACACAGCTGAAGGAATTCTCCGCCACCGAGACCAACCTCACCGGAAGAATTCCCGATATCTTCAGCAGTTCCAATTTCCCAGGTTTGACTGATCTACATTTGGCTTTCAATTACCTTGAAGGCGAATTGCTTGCTAGTTTTTCGGGTTCGAGTATTCAGTCCCTCTGGTTGAACGGCCAACAGGGCACCAATAGGCTTAATGGTACTATTGATGTGTTACAGAACATGACTTCTCTGCGTGAGGTTTGGTTACATGGTAATTATTTCACCGGTCCTATACCGGACTTGTCGAACTTAGGTTACTTGACCACTCTGAGTTTGAGAGATAACAAGCTCACCGGCGTTGTTCCCGCGTCTTTGTTGAATCTTAAATCCCTTACTTCTGTTAATTTGACCAACAATATGCTTCAAGGACCAATGCCCAAGTTTGGCGATGGGGTTCTGGTGGATATGACGGGGGTAAATAGTTTTTGCAGTGATAAGCCGGGTGTTGATTGCGACGCTCGTGTCAATGTATTGCTTTCGGTCGTCAAAGACATGGGTTATCCTACTGTTTTTGCAGATAGTTGGAAGGGGAACGATCCTTGTAATAACTGGATGGGAATTACGTGTAATGGTGGAAACATTACTGTTGTCAATTTTCGGAGCCTGGGTCTTTCGGGTACGATCTCTTCAAATTATTCTCTGCTTACCTCCTTGCGGACATTGAGACTTGACGATAATAACCTCACGGGTACCATACCAAAGGAGCTTACGCAACTGCCCAACCTTCAACAGATAGATGTTAGTAACAACCAACTTTTTGGTCAAGTACCAAAGTTTAAGAATGTGGACGTGAAAACAGATGGGAACCCTAATATTGGTCAGGATCATCCCCCTTCGCCAGCGACACCTACAATTCCTAATTCACCGCCTGCCTCCCACTCAGATGGAGGTAAAAAATCTAGGAGTGGGATGGTTGTTGGGGCTGGCATCGGCTGTGTTGGCGGATTGGTTGTAGTTGGGTTTGTTGCTTTCTGTCTACTTAAGAAAAAGCATAAGCATTCTGGCggagtgcaaagtgcaaacGCAAGTAGGGGACCTAATGACATTCATGTGGTTGAGGCTGGAAGTATGGTCATTTCGATCCAAGCTTTGAGAGATGTGACCAATAATTTCAGCGAAAATAATGTATTAGGAAAAGGTGGTTTTGGAACTGTGTACAAAGGGGAGTTGCATGATGGGAAAAAGATTGCAGTGAAGAGGATGGAATCTGGAGTGGTGGCGGAGAAGGTTCTAAATGAGTTCAAGTCTGAGATTGCAGTTCTTACTAAAGTCCAACACCGCCACTTGGTTGGACTTCTTGGCTATTGTTTGGACGGAAACGAGAGGCTTCTTGTTTATGAATACATGCCTCAAGGGACTCTTAGTAGGTACTTGTTCAACTGGAAAGAGGAAGGTCTGAAGCCACTTGAATGGACTAGAAGGCTGACCATTGCCTTGGATGTTGCAAGAGGGGTTGAGTATCTCCACGGTTTAGCCAGCCAGACTTTCATTCACAGGGATCTTAAACCTTCGAACATTTTACTCGGAGATTATATGCGGGCTAAAGTTTCGGATTTTGGACTGGTTCGTCTTGTTCCAGAAGGGGAAGCCTCAATTGCGACAGGACTAGCTGGAACTTTTGGCTATTTGGCTCCAGAGTATGCAG CAACTGGGCGGATGACACTCAAGGTTGACGTGTATAGCTTTGGAGTGATCTTAATGGAGCTGATCACGGGTAGAAGAGCAATTCTTAAAAGCGAACCAGAGGAGAGCTTGCACCTTGTTACATGGTTCCGCAGAATGCTCATTAACAAGGATGCACTCCGGAAGGCCATTGATCCAACAATTGATCTCAATGAGGAAACTCTTTCTAGTATTAACACCGTCGCTGAGCTTGCTGGGCATTGCAGCACAACGGAGCCCTACCAGAGGCCTGACATGGGTCATGCAGTCAATGTTCTTTCGTCGCTTGTTGAGCGTTGGAAACCATCTGAAGCCGAAGATTCTGACGGTATGTAG
- the LOC126607607 gene encoding receptor protein kinase TMK1-like isoform X7, producing the protein MKEPQLGFWGSFAVLLLLFFSLYPPVHSQSGGGGDDGAAMEALRKSIGSNSLGWSGTDYCKWGKVSCKDGKVFKIQLGNQKLTGTLPPEIQKLSNLQQLEVQNNQLTGPFPSLSGVQPLQVLLVHDNNISSFPSDFFTGLTSLDNINIDYNPFAAWQIPDILKDATQLKEFSATETNLTGRIPDIFSSSNFPGLTDLHLAFNYLEGELLASFSGSSIQSLWLNGQQGTNRLNGTIDVLQNMTSLREVWLHGNYFTGPIPDLSNLGYLTTLSLRDNKLTGVVPASLLNLKSLTSVNLTNNMLQGPMPKFGDGVLVDMTGVNSFCSDKPGVDCDARVNVLLSVVKDMGYPTVFADSWKGNDPCNNWMGITCNGGNITVVNFRSLGLSGTISSNYSLLTSLRTLRLDDNNLTGTIPKELTQLPNLQQIDVSNNQLFGQVPKFKNVDVKTDGNPNIGQDHPPSPATPTIPNSPPASHSDGGKKSRSGMVVGAGIGCVGGLVVVGFVAFCLLKKKHKHSGGVQSANASRGPNDIHVVEAGSMVISIQALRDVTNNFSENNVLGKGGFGTVYKGELHDGKKIAVKRMESGVVAEKVLNEFKSEIAVLTKVQHRHLVGLLGYCLDGNERLLVYEYMPQGTLSRYLFNWKEEGLKPLEWTRRLTIALDVARGVEYLHGLASQTFIHRDLKPSNILLGDYMRAKVSDFGLVRLVPEGEASIATGLAGTFGYLAPEYAATGRMTLKVDVYSFGVILMELITGRRAIDESQPEESLHLVTWFRRMLINKDAFRKAIDPTIDLNEETLSSINTVAELAGHCSAREPYQRPDMGHAVNVLSSLVEHWKPSEAEDSDDMYGIDLEMTLPQALKKWQAFEGNSNLDESSSSSSFFASGDNTQTSIPTRPSGFAESFTSSDGR; encoded by the exons atgaaggaaccCCAACTGGGTTTCTGGGGTTCTTTCGCCGTTCTGCTCCTTTTGTTTTTCTCGCTGTACCCACCAGTACACTCCCAGTCCGGCGGCGGCGGCGACGACGGAGCGGCCATGGAAGCACTCCGAAAAAGCATCGGCTCCAACAGTCTCGGGTGGTCCGGCACCGATTACTGCAAATGGGGAAAAGTGAGTTGCAAGGACGGCAAGGTTTTCAAAATCCAATTGGGTAACCAAAAACTCACCGGCACGCTGCCGCCGGAAATCCAAAAGCTTTCGAATTTGCAGCAGCTGGAAGTTCAGAACAACCAACTCACCGGGCCTTTTCCGAGCCTCTCCGGGGTGCAACCGCTTCAGGTCCTCCTCGTCCACGACAACAACATCTCGTCCTTCCCCTCCGATTTCTTCACCGGACTTACCTCCCTCGACAACATCAACATCGACTACAATCCCTTCGCTGCGTGGCAGATTCCCGACATTCTCAAAGATGCCACACAGCTGAAGGAATTCTCCGCCACCGAGACCAACCTCACCGGAAGAATTCCCGATATCTTCAGCAGTTCCAATTTCCCAGGTTTGACTGATCTACATTTGGCTTTCAATTACCTTGAAGGCGAATTGCTTGCTAGTTTTTCGGGTTCGAGTATTCAGTCCCTCTGGTTGAACGGCCAACAGGGCACCAATAGGCTTAATGGTACTATTGATGTGTTACAGAACATGACTTCTCTGCGTGAGGTTTGGTTACATGGTAATTATTTCACCGGTCCTATACCGGACTTGTCGAACTTAGGTTACTTGACCACTCTGAGTTTGAGAGATAACAAGCTCACCGGCGTTGTTCCCGCGTCTTTGTTGAATCTTAAATCCCTTACTTCTGTTAATTTGACCAACAATATGCTTCAAGGACCAATGCCCAAGTTTGGCGATGGGGTTCTGGTGGATATGACGGGGGTAAATAGTTTTTGCAGTGATAAGCCGGGTGTTGATTGCGACGCTCGTGTCAATGTATTGCTTTCGGTCGTCAAAGACATGGGTTATCCTACTGTTTTTGCAGATAGTTGGAAGGGGAACGATCCTTGTAATAACTGGATGGGAATTACGTGTAATGGTGGAAACATTACTGTTGTCAATTTTCGGAGCCTGGGTCTTTCGGGTACGATCTCTTCAAATTATTCTCTGCTTACCTCCTTGCGGACATTGAGACTTGACGATAATAACCTCACGGGTACCATACCAAAGGAGCTTACGCAACTGCCCAACCTTCAACAGATAGATGTTAGTAACAACCAACTTTTTGGTCAAGTACCAAAGTTTAAGAATGTGGACGTGAAAACAGATGGGAACCCTAATATTGGTCAGGATCATCCCCCTTCGCCAGCGACACCTACAATTCCTAATTCACCGCCTGCCTCCCACTCAGATGGAGGTAAAAAATCTAGGAGTGGGATGGTTGTTGGGGCTGGCATCGGCTGTGTTGGCGGATTGGTTGTAGTTGGGTTTGTTGCTTTCTGTCTACTTAAGAAAAAGCATAAGCATTCTGGCggagtgcaaagtgcaaacGCAAGTAGGGGACCTAATGACATTCATGTGGTTGAGGCTGGAAGTATGGTCATTTCGATCCAAGCTTTGAGAGATGTGACCAATAATTTCAGCGAAAATAATGTATTAGGAAAAGGTGGTTTTGGAACTGTGTACAAAGGGGAGTTGCATGATGGGAAAAAGATTGCAGTGAAGAGGATGGAATCTGGAGTGGTGGCGGAGAAGGTTCTAAATGAGTTCAAGTCTGAGATTGCAGTTCTTACTAAAGTCCAACACCGCCACTTGGTTGGACTTCTTGGCTATTGTTTGGACGGAAACGAGAGGCTTCTTGTTTATGAATACATGCCTCAAGGGACTCTTAGTAGGTACTTGTTCAACTGGAAAGAGGAAGGTCTGAAGCCACTTGAATGGACTAGAAGGCTGACCATTGCCTTGGATGTTGCAAGAGGGGTTGAGTATCTCCACGGTTTAGCCAGCCAGACTTTCATTCACAGGGATCTTAAACCTTCGAACATTTTACTCGGAGATTATATGCGGGCTAAAGTTTCGGATTTTGGACTGGTTCGTCTTGTTCCAGAAGGGGAAGCCTCAATTGCGACAGGACTAGCTGGAACTTTTGGCTATTTGGCTCCAGAGTATGCAG CAACTGGGCGGATGACACTCAAGGTTGACGTGTATAGCTTTGGAGTGATCTTAATGGAGCTGATCACGGGTAGAAGAGCAATTGATGAAAGCCAACCAGAGGAGAGCTTGCACCTTGTTACATGGTTCCGCAGAATGCTCATTAACAAGGATGCATTCCGGAAGGCCATTGATCCGACAATTGATCTCAATGAGGAAACTCTTTCTAGTATTAACACCGTCGCTGAGCTTGCTGGGCATTGCAGCGCAAGGGAGCCCTACCAGAGGCCTGACATGGGTCATGCAGTCAATGTTCTTTCGTCGCTCGTTGAGCATTGGAAACCATCTGAAGCCGAAGATTCTGATGATATGTATGGAATTGACCTCGAAATGACCTTACCACAAGCACTAAAGAAGTGGCAGGCTTTTGAAGGCAATAGCAACCTTGATgagtcttcatcttcttcatcgttCTTTGCCAGCGGGGACAACACCCAAACCAGCATACCTACTCGGCCATCTGGATTTGCGGAATCGTTTACATCATCGGATGGGCGGTAA
- the LOC126607607 gene encoding receptor protein kinase TMK1-like isoform X5, protein MKEPQLGFWGSFAVLLLLFFSLYPPVHSQSGGGGDDGAAMEALRKSIGSNSLGWSGTDYCKWGKVSCKDGKVFKIQLGNQKLTGTLPPEIQKLSNLQQLEVQNNQLTGPFPSLSGVQPLQVLLVHDNNISSFPSDFFTGLTSLDNINIDYNPFAAWQIPDILKDATQLKEFSATETNLTGRIPDIFSSSNFPGLTDLHLAFNYLEGELLASFSGSSIQSLWLNGQQGTNRLNGTIDVLQNMTSLREVWLHGNYFTGPIPDLSNLGYLTTLSLRDNKLTGVVPASLLNLKSLTSVNLTNNMLQGPMPKFGDGVLVDMTGVNSFCSDKPGVDCDARVNVLLSVVKDMGYPTVFADSWKGNDPCNNWMGITCNGGNITVVNFRSLGLSGTISSNYSLLTSLRTLRLDDNNLTGTIPKELTQLPNLQQIDVSNNQLFGQVPKFKNVDVKTDGNPNIGQDHPPSPATPTIPNSPPASHSDGGKKSRSGMVVGAGIGCVGGLVVVGFVAFCLLKKKHKHSGGVQSANASRGPNDIHVVEAGSMVISIQALRDVTNNFSENNVLGKGGFGTVYKGELHDGTKIAVKRMESGVVAEKGLNEFKSEIAVLTKVRHRHLVGLLGYCLDGNERLLVYEYMPQGTLSRYLFNWKEEGLKPLEWTRRLTIALDVARGVEYLHGLASQTFIHRDLKPSNILLGDDMRAKVSDFGLVRLAPEGKASIETRLAGTFGYLAPEYAATGRMTLKVDVYSFGVILMELITGRRAIDESQPEESLHLVTWFRRMLINKDAFRKAIDPTIDLNEETLSSINTVAELAGHCSAREPYQRPDMGHAVNVLSSLVEHWKPSEAEDSDDMYGIDLEMTLPQALKKWQAFEGNSNLDESSSSSSFFASGDNTQTSIPTRPSGFAESFTSSDGR, encoded by the exons atgaaggaaccCCAACTGGGTTTCTGGGGTTCTTTCGCCGTTCTGCTCCTTTTGTTTTTCTCGCTGTACCCACCAGTACACTCCCAGTCCGGCGGCGGCGGCGACGACGGAGCGGCCATGGAAGCACTCCGAAAAAGCATCGGCTCCAACAGTCTCGGGTGGTCCGGCACCGATTACTGCAAATGGGGAAAAGTGAGTTGCAAGGACGGCAAGGTTTTCAAAATCCAATTGGGTAACCAAAAACTCACCGGCACGCTGCCGCCGGAAATCCAAAAGCTTTCGAATTTGCAGCAGCTGGAAGTTCAGAACAACCAACTCACCGGGCCTTTTCCGAGCCTCTCCGGGGTGCAACCGCTTCAGGTCCTCCTCGTCCACGACAACAACATCTCGTCCTTCCCCTCCGATTTCTTCACCGGACTTACCTCCCTCGACAACATCAACATCGACTACAATCCCTTCGCTGCGTGGCAGATTCCCGACATTCTCAAAGATGCCACACAGCTGAAGGAATTCTCCGCCACCGAGACCAACCTCACCGGAAGAATTCCCGATATCTTCAGCAGTTCCAATTTCCCAGGTTTGACTGATCTACATTTGGCTTTCAATTACCTTGAAGGCGAATTGCTTGCTAGTTTTTCGGGTTCGAGTATTCAGTCCCTCTGGTTGAACGGCCAACAGGGCACCAATAGGCTTAATGGTACTATTGATGTGTTACAGAACATGACTTCTCTGCGTGAGGTTTGGTTACATGGTAATTATTTCACCGGTCCTATACCGGACTTGTCGAACTTAGGTTACTTGACCACTCTGAGTTTGAGAGATAACAAGCTCACCGGCGTTGTTCCCGCGTCTTTGTTGAATCTTAAATCCCTTACTTCTGTTAATTTGACCAACAATATGCTTCAAGGACCAATGCCCAAGTTTGGCGATGGGGTTCTGGTGGATATGACGGGGGTAAATAGTTTTTGCAGTGATAAGCCGGGTGTTGATTGCGACGCTCGTGTCAATGTATTGCTTTCGGTCGTCAAAGACATGGGTTATCCTACTGTTTTTGCAGATAGTTGGAAGGGGAACGATCCTTGTAATAACTGGATGGGAATTACGTGTAATGGTGGAAACATTACTGTTGTCAATTTTCGGAGCCTGGGTCTTTCGGGTACGATCTCTTCAAATTATTCTCTGCTTACCTCCTTGCGGACATTGAGACTTGACGATAATAACCTCACGGGTACCATACCAAAGGAGCTTACGCAACTGCCCAACCTTCAACAGATAGATGTTAGTAACAACCAACTTTTTGGTCAAGTACCAAAGTTTAAGAATGTGGACGTGAAAACAGATGGGAACCCTAATATTGGTCAGGATCATCCCCCTTCGCCAGCGACACCTACAATTCCTAATTCACCGCCTGCCTCCCACTCAGATGGAGGTAAAAAATCTAGGAGTGGGATGGTTGTTGGGGCTGGCATCGGCTGTGTTGGCGGATTGGTTGTAGTTGGGTTTGTTGCTTTCTGTCTACTTAAGAAAAAGCATAAGCATTCTGGCggagtgcaaagtgcaaacGCAAGTAGGGGACCTAATGACATTCATGTGGTTGAGGCTGGAAGTATGGTCATTTCGATCCAAGCTTTGAGAGATGTGACCAATAATTTCAGCGAAAATAATGTATTAGGAAAAG GTGGTTTTGGAACTGTGTACAAAGGGGAGTTGCATGATGGGACAAAGATTGCAGTGAAGAGGATGGAATCTGGAGTGGTGGCGGAGAAGGGTCTAAATGAGTTCAAGTCTGAGATTGCAGTTCTTACTAAAGTCCGACACCGCCACTTGGTTGGACTTCTTGGCTATTGTTTGGACGGAAACGAGAGGCTTCTTGTTTATGAATACATGCCTCAAGGGACTCTTAGTAGATACTTGTTCAACTGGAAAGAGGAAGGTCTGAAGCCACTTGAATGGACTAGAAGGCTGACCATTGCCTTGGATGTTGCAAGAGGGGTTGAGTATCTCCACGGTTTAGCCAGCCAGACTTTCATTCACAGGGATCTTAAACCTTCGAACATTTTACTCGGAGATGATATGCGGGCTAAAGTTTCAGATTTTGGACTGGTTCGTCTTGCTCCAGAAGGGAAAGCCTCAATTGAGACGAGACTAGCCGGAACTTTTGGCTATTTGGCTCCAGAGTATGCAG CAACTGGGCGGATGACACTCAAGGTTGACGTGTATAGCTTTGGAGTGATCTTAATGGAGCTGATCACGGGTAGAAGAGCAATTGATGAAAGCCAACCAGAGGAGAGCTTGCACCTTGTTACATGGTTCCGCAGAATGCTCATTAACAAGGATGCATTCCGGAAGGCCATTGATCCGACAATTGATCTCAATGAGGAAACTCTTTCTAGTATTAACACCGTCGCTGAGCTTGCTGGGCATTGCAGCGCAAGGGAGCCCTACCAGAGGCCTGACATGGGTCATGCAGTCAATGTTCTTTCGTCGCTCGTTGAGCATTGGAAACCATCTGAAGCCGAAGATTCTGATGATATGTATGGAATTGACCTCGAAATGACCTTACCACAAGCACTAAAGAAGTGGCAGGCTTTTGAAGGCAATAGCAACCTTGATgagtcttcatcttcttcatcgttCTTTGCCAGCGGGGACAACACCCAAACCAGCATACCTACTCGGCCATCTGGATTTGCGGAATCGTTTACATCATCGGATGGGCGGTAA
- the LOC126607607 gene encoding receptor protein kinase TMK1-like isoform X6 yields MKEPQLGFWGSFAVLLLLFFSLYPPVHSQSGGGGDDGAAMEALRKSIGSNSLGWSGTDYCKWGKVSCKDGKVFKIQLGNQKLTGTLPPEIQKLSNLQQLEVQNNQLTGPFPSLSGVQPLQVLLVHDNNISSFPSDFFTGLTSLDNINIDYNPFAAWQIPDILKDATQLKEFSATETNLTGRIPDIFSSSNFPGLTDLHLAFNYLEGELLASFSGSSIQSLWLNGQQGTNRLNGTIDVLQNMTSLREVWLHGNYFTGPIPDLSNLGYLTTLSLRDNKLTGVVPASLLNLKSLTSVNLTNNMLQGPMPKFGDGVLVDMTGVNSFCSDKPGVDCDARVNVLLSVVKDMGYPTVFADSWKGNDPCNNWMGITCNGGNITVVNFRSLGLSGTISSNYSLLTSLRTLRLDDNNLTGTIPKELTQLPNLQQIDVSNNQLFGQVPKFKNVDVKTDGNPNIGQDHPPSPATPTIPNSPPASHSDGGKKSRSGMVVGAGIGCVGGLVVVGFVAFCLLKKKHKHSGGVQSANASRGPNDIHVVEAGSMVISIQALRDVTNNFSENNVLGKGGFGTVYKGELHDGKKIAVKRMESGVVAEKVLNEFKSEIAVLTKVQHRHLVGLLGYCLDGNERLLVYEYMPQGTLSRYLFNWKEEGLKPLEWTRRLTIALDVARGVEYLHGLASQTFIHRDLKPSNILLGDDMRAKVSDFGLVRLAPEGKASIETRLAGTFGYLAPEYAATGRMTLKVDVYSFGVILMELITGRRAIDESQPEESLHLVTWFRRMLINKDAFRKAIDPTIDLNEETLSSINTVAELAGHCSAREPYQRPDMGHAVNVLSSLVEHWKPSEAEDSDDMYGIDLEMTLPQALKKWQAFEGNSNLDESSSSSSFFASGDNTQTSIPTRPSGFAESFTSSDGR; encoded by the exons atgaaggaaccCCAACTGGGTTTCTGGGGTTCTTTCGCCGTTCTGCTCCTTTTGTTTTTCTCGCTGTACCCACCAGTACACTCCCAGTCCGGCGGCGGCGGCGACGACGGAGCGGCCATGGAAGCACTCCGAAAAAGCATCGGCTCCAACAGTCTCGGGTGGTCCGGCACCGATTACTGCAAATGGGGAAAAGTGAGTTGCAAGGACGGCAAGGTTTTCAAAATCCAATTGGGTAACCAAAAACTCACCGGCACGCTGCCGCCGGAAATCCAAAAGCTTTCGAATTTGCAGCAGCTGGAAGTTCAGAACAACCAACTCACCGGGCCTTTTCCGAGCCTCTCCGGGGTGCAACCGCTTCAGGTCCTCCTCGTCCACGACAACAACATCTCGTCCTTCCCCTCCGATTTCTTCACCGGACTTACCTCCCTCGACAACATCAACATCGACTACAATCCCTTCGCTGCGTGGCAGATTCCCGACATTCTCAAAGATGCCACACAGCTGAAGGAATTCTCCGCCACCGAGACCAACCTCACCGGAAGAATTCCCGATATCTTCAGCAGTTCCAATTTCCCAGGTTTGACTGATCTACATTTGGCTTTCAATTACCTTGAAGGCGAATTGCTTGCTAGTTTTTCGGGTTCGAGTATTCAGTCCCTCTGGTTGAACGGCCAACAGGGCACCAATAGGCTTAATGGTACTATTGATGTGTTACAGAACATGACTTCTCTGCGTGAGGTTTGGTTACATGGTAATTATTTCACCGGTCCTATACCGGACTTGTCGAACTTAGGTTACTTGACCACTCTGAGTTTGAGAGATAACAAGCTCACCGGCGTTGTTCCCGCGTCTTTGTTGAATCTTAAATCCCTTACTTCTGTTAATTTGACCAACAATATGCTTCAAGGACCAATGCCCAAGTTTGGCGATGGGGTTCTGGTGGATATGACGGGGGTAAATAGTTTTTGCAGTGATAAGCCGGGTGTTGATTGCGACGCTCGTGTCAATGTATTGCTTTCGGTCGTCAAAGACATGGGTTATCCTACTGTTTTTGCAGATAGTTGGAAGGGGAACGATCCTTGTAATAACTGGATGGGAATTACGTGTAATGGTGGAAACATTACTGTTGTCAATTTTCGGAGCCTGGGTCTTTCGGGTACGATCTCTTCAAATTATTCTCTGCTTACCTCCTTGCGGACATTGAGACTTGACGATAATAACCTCACGGGTACCATACCAAAGGAGCTTACGCAACTGCCCAACCTTCAACAGATAGATGTTAGTAACAACCAACTTTTTGGTCAAGTACCAAAGTTTAAGAATGTGGACGTGAAAACAGATGGGAACCCTAATATTGGTCAGGATCATCCCCCTTCGCCAGCGACACCTACAATTCCTAATTCACCGCCTGCCTCCCACTCAGATGGAGGTAAAAAATCTAGGAGTGGGATGGTTGTTGGGGCTGGCATCGGCTGTGTTGGCGGATTGGTTGTAGTTGGGTTTGTTGCTTTCTGTCTACTTAAGAAAAAGCATAAGCATTCTGGCggagtgcaaagtgcaaacGCAAGTAGGGGACCTAATGACATTCATGTGGTTGAGGCTGGAAGTATGGTCATTTCGATCCAAGCTTTGAGAGATGTGACCAATAATTTCAGCGAAAATAATGTATTAGGAAAAGGTGGTTTTGGAACTGTGTACAAAGGGGAGTTGCATGATGGGAAAAAGATTGCAGTGAAGAGGATGGAATCTGGAGTGGTGGCGGAGAAGGTTCTAAATGAGTTCAAGTCTGAGATTGCAGTTCTTACTAAAGTCCAACACCGCCACTTGGTTGGACTTCTTGGCTATTGTTTGGACGGAAACGAGAGGCTTCTTGTTTATGAATACATGCCTCAAGGGACTCTTAGTAG ATACTTGTTCAACTGGAAAGAGGAAGGTCTGAAGCCACTTGAATGGACTAGAAGGCTGACCATTGCCTTGGATGTTGCAAGAGGGGTTGAGTATCTCCACGGTTTAGCCAGCCAGACTTTCATTCACAGGGATCTTAAACCTTCGAACATTTTACTCGGAGATGATATGCGGGCTAAAGTTTCAGATTTTGGACTGGTTCGTCTTGCTCCAGAAGGGAAAGCCTCAATTGAGACGAGACTAGCCGGAACTTTTGGCTATTTGGCTCCAGAGTATGCAG CAACTGGGCGGATGACACTCAAGGTTGACGTGTATAGCTTTGGAGTGATCTTAATGGAGCTGATCACGGGTAGAAGAGCAATTGATGAAAGCCAACCAGAGGAGAGCTTGCACCTTGTTACATGGTTCCGCAGAATGCTCATTAACAAGGATGCATTCCGGAAGGCCATTGATCCGACAATTGATCTCAATGAGGAAACTCTTTCTAGTATTAACACCGTCGCTGAGCTTGCTGGGCATTGCAGCGCAAGGGAGCCCTACCAGAGGCCTGACATGGGTCATGCAGTCAATGTTCTTTCGTCGCTCGTTGAGCATTGGAAACCATCTGAAGCCGAAGATTCTGATGATATGTATGGAATTGACCTCGAAATGACCTTACCACAAGCACTAAAGAAGTGGCAGGCTTTTGAAGGCAATAGCAACCTTGATgagtcttcatcttcttcatcgttCTTTGCCAGCGGGGACAACACCCAAACCAGCATACCTACTCGGCCATCTGGATTTGCGGAATCGTTTACATCATCGGATGGGCGGTAA